attttagtttttattacacTAAGGTTCTTAGTCCTAAATATATCAGCTGGTGCTTGAAATTCTGCCCAAGAGACATGTCAGCAGGCCTCCGGGCAAACGGAGCAGCAGACGGGAGTCCTTGCCAGGGGGCTGACCCCGGGAGAGGGTCCCCAGCTGCCAGGTCTCAACGCAACTCTGTGAGGCCCAACTGTTAGCTCTTGAGATGCTGGCCGTCTGAGAAATGGTTCTGTCCACTGACCTCCGTCAGAGGCAAGAGTAACATGCAGAAGTGAGGAAGGCAGAAGCTGAGCTGTGGCTTTTATTGTATCTActttggcaaaaataaataagtcttcacACACTCTGCAAGGAAACTCGAAAAACGGGGAgaagcagcagctgtggagtTCTCAGGACTGACCCTGCACGGAGAAGGTGGTGGGCAGGCAGgcgggcgggaggggggggggagtaagGCACAGGTGAAGGGGAGGGGCTCTGTGGGCTCCGGGGAGGTCACTCCTACCCCTCCCCACCAGGAGCAGCATAGTGAGCGGCTGGTCAAAGGCTTTACATCGAAAACCCCCTTTGCAGCTGTGCAGGGTCCCATGTCCTCATTCCACAGCCCCAGGGTCCCCTTAGTGGGGCGGGGCAACTTGGAGCTTGGCTGGTAGCCGAGGGAACTTGGAATGACGGCTCTCAGCAAGGTGGGAGGCCAGGTGGATGCTGTGGAGGGACGGGGTCTGcgggggcagggctggcaggtgtGCGCATGCGCAAGGCATCCGGCGGGAAGGCCACATTGGTGCAGAagaggcccagcagcagctgacgcTGGCACTCCTCCCACTTGGCCAGTGCGTCCCCCAGTGAGAGGTTGTTTCGGACCCAGTTGGGCAGTGCCTCACTGTAGGTGGCGCAAGACAGTGGCACAGAGGGCAGAGACTGGGCTCGACGCAGCTCCACCTGCTCAGACAGTCTGCGGGCGAGGAGACATGGAGGAAAAGAAGGCTTAGTGGAGGTCTGAGGTCCCAGGCCCCAGGTCCCAGGTGGGCGGTCATGGCAGCTCACCTGGAGGGCAGATGGTCACCCAATTTCCTCTTGGCCCTCATCACCAGATACTGGCAGATGCTGCCTGTCTGCTCTTTCATCCACCGGATATCCTCAGGAACATCAGGCAGCCACTCCAACAAGCTGGGAAGGGAGCACCACGTGTGACCCCAGAAACAAGTTGGGCTCTGAGGCTCACCTGCCAGAGACTGAGCACCTACCCTCCCCAAATCTCCCAAGCAGCTCATGGCTCATGGATGATCCTAGATTCTGTCCCTGATGTGTGATGTGTTGATGCGTTCTCCCCAGACGCCCCTTCCCACTCTCACCGGATGGTGAAGGACACCGCACTCTCCAGTGGCAGAGTATAGGGCACCATCATGGCAGTCGCCAGGCGCACGGGCAGCATGTTGGAGAGGGTGGTCATCAGGTCCTTCGGCTCCACACAGGCCTCCAGCAGGGCTGCAGGTGGGAAGGTGGTAGCCAGTTAGGGAAGTGGAAGCCTCCCAGACCTCCTGGCCAAGCTTCTGCAGGGGACCCTGCCCCTTCCTccgccctcctccttccccatggCACACCCTCATTGAGTCTGGCAGGCAGGTGCTCTAGAATTCGATCTTTCCCATGGGGCTGCAATTGGTCCTCCTCTGCAGTCCTCTCCTCAGTCACAGCAGCTCCCTCAGCATCCTTTTCCTGGGGGACGGCTGGGGGCAGCGCCAGCAAGGGGTTGGGCTGGTTCAGTAGGCCTGGGTTGGGGGGGCGGGATGACAGAGATGCCATCAGAGTTTATGGCCACTAGGGGGCATTGCAGAACCAGCTTCTCCCAACCCAGGGCTGCGGGCCCACACACCATTCCTCCTAAGAAACCGAAGTCCGTCTCTGTAGCCCTGCTTGCACATCTCTCGGAGAACCTGTGAGAGGAATGTCTACATCAGCCCGGACGGGGGCAGTTAAGTCCCTGTAACAGCCACTTCCACCAACAGCTGTCCTGGCCGGAAGTGCCGTAACCCTTGGCAAGCATGTACAAGTCCCGGTGCTGTCCCGGTGCTCAGAAGTCCCCGGCAGCTCTCTCCCCTGGTGCTTAGACAGGACTAGCTGTGCTGGCTCACCATGGGCTCTGGTGGGAAGAGAGCCTTTGAGAGGCGGTAGAGATTGCGCAGGTTGAACTGGATGCTGGTGTTGGTGACGCGAAGCTCATGGATATTGGTGGAGCTGTCCTGTGGGCAGATGTCACTCTCGCCGGAGAACGGGGACACCGTGATGGTGTTCTTCAGCTCATAGAGGGGCAAGTTGTCCGAAATGCCGCCGTCCACGTAGCGCTTTGCAAGAACACACGTTCACAGTCACATGGTTAGGGGCCTGCTGGGTATTCTGGTCACTCTATCTGGTAGCTGTTCCATTTCAGCCTTTTGCCCACTAGGCATCGGCCACTGGGGGCTCAGCAAATAGCCAGACAGATGGAATTGGGATAGGCACCAGCCACAGGAAGTGAGg
The sequence above is drawn from the Peromyscus leucopus breed LL Stock chromosome 1, UCI_PerLeu_2.1, whole genome shotgun sequence genome and encodes:
- the Pnpla2 gene encoding patatin-like phospholipase domain-containing protein 2, with product MFPRETKWNISFAGCGFLGVYHIGVASCLREHAPFLVANATHIYGASAGALTATALVTGACLGEAGANIIEVSKEARKRFLGPLHPSFNLVKTIRGCLLKTLPADCHERASGRLGISLTRVSDGENVIISQFNSKDELIQANVCSTFIPVYCGLIPPTLQGVRYVDGGISDNLPLYELKNTITVSPFSGESDICPQDSSTNIHELRVTNTSIQFNLRNLYRLSKALFPPEPMVLREMCKQGYRDGLRFLRRNGLLNQPNPLLALPPAVPQEKDAEGAAVTEERTAEEDQLQPHGKDRILEHLPARLNEALLEACVEPKDLMTTLSNMLPVRLATAMMVPYTLPLESAVSFTIRLLEWLPDVPEDIRWMKEQTGSICQYLVMRAKRKLGDHLPSRLSEQVELRRAQSLPSVPLSCATYSEALPNWVRNNLSLGDALAKWEECQRQLLLGLFCTNVAFPPDALRMRTPASPAPADPVPPQHPPGLPPC